Proteins encoded in a region of the Anopheles aquasalis chromosome 2, idAnoAquaMG_Q_19, whole genome shotgun sequence genome:
- the LOC126578698 gene encoding zinc transporter ZIP9 translates to MDEVAMLFALVVVMLVGSYLAGNIPLIMSLSEEKLKNVSVFGAGLLVGTALTVIIPEGIRSLYDERSLEAAVAASKGQGTSAGVPAVPGEHQHNDDEHSSTIGLSLVLGFVFMMLVDQVSSRRTEGSNERNLTATIGLVVHAAADGVALGAAATTSHSDVEMIVFLAIMLHKAPAAFGLVSFLLHEGVERSRIRKHLLIFALAAPALTLLTYFGIGSEQKETLESLNATGIAMLFSAGTFLYVATVHVLPELTQRSSHGHGHGHGHHGNYSLLEQQPPSAVVSGKPTAGSAGPGGLRNGELALLILGALAPLFLTLGHHH, encoded by the exons ATGGATGAGGTGGCGATGCTGTTCGCGCTCGTCGTTGTGATGCTGGTGGGATCGTACTTGGCCGGGAATATCCCCCTGATCATGTCCCTGTCGGAG GAGAAGCTGAAAAATGTGTCCGTCTTTGGTGCGGGACTGCTCGTTGGAACGGCTCTTACGGTCATTATTCCCGAGGGAATCCGGTCTTTGTACGACGAACGGTCACTAGAAGCGGCAGTGGCCGCTTCCAAGGGCCAGGGCACATCTGCCGGCGTTCCTGCGGTACCTGGCGAGCACCAGcataacgacgacgagcactCGTCCACGATCGGGCTGTCGTTGGTGCTGGGTTTCGTGTTCATGATGCTCGTCGATCAGGTGTCGTCCCGCCGCACGGAAGGCTCAAACGAACGTAATCTCACTGCCACCATTGGACTGGTGGTGCACGCGGCCGCTGATGGGGTGGCTCTGGGAGCTGCAGCTACGACGAGCCACTCGGACGTGGAGATGATCGTGTTCCTGGCAATCATGCTCCACAAAGCACCGGCCGCGTTTGGGCTGGTAAGCTTTCTGCTGCACGAAGGCGTTGAGCGGTCACGAATCCGGAAGCACCTGCTCATCTTTGCCCTGGCCGCACCAGCCTTAACCCTGCTGACGTACTTTGGGATCGGAAGCGAGCAGAAGGAAACGCTCGAGTCGCTGAACGCGACCGGAATTGCGATGCTGTTTTCGGCGGGCACCTTCCTGTATGTGGCCACGGTCCATGTGCTACCCGAACTAACGCAGCGCAGTAGTCATGGGCACGGCCATGGTCATGGCCATCACGGGAACTACAGtctgctggagcagcaaccaccatcggCAGTCGTTAGCGGGAAACCAACCGCCGGAAGCGCTGGTCCGGGAGGATTGCGCAACGGCGAACTGGCACTGCTCATCCTTGGCGCCCTGGCGCCGCTCTTCTTAACGCTCGGTCATCACCATTAA